TTATTAAAACAAAATCAGTTAGTTTTTGTATAAACAAAGAGGTAGAAAACCCCAGTAAGGTATAAACAATAGCCCCCACGAATGCTTGAATAAGGACAAGCTTGTGAGGTTTTAACAATAGCCAAAAGCGCTTGTAAGTAGATATTCTTTCATCTTTTTTTGAAAATGTATTGCTAGGTAGCATTAATACTATTACACCTGTCCATTCTTTTATAAATTCAGATAAAATCTTTTTATGAATCTTTCCATCGGCTGGATCCATTACAGTGACAAATGAATTGGTTACTTTTAAAACCACAACGTAGTGATTAAGAGAACCATTAACTACCACATGAGCTATTGCAGGTAACGGTAACTTTGACAAGTCGAGTTTATCCAAAATTTTGTGTTTTTGAAAAATAATTTCAAAATTCATAGGTTAAAATAATATAGATTATAACCTGTTTGGAAAACAAATATACAATTGATTGTAAATTTGGCCCCATTTAAATCGTGTTTTCTTCCATTTTTTGCTGATGCTTTGAGCTGCTAAATATATGGATTTCAGTGCTGCATCATCATGAGGAAAGACTTTTTTGTTGCGTGTATATTTTCTTAAACTGGCATTAAAACTCTCAATGATATTGGTAGTATATATAAGTTTTCTAATCTCTTTTGGGTAGTTTAAAAACGAGGTCAAATTATCCCAATTGTTTTCCCAAGACTGTACGGCAGAGAGGTATTTATCTTCCCAATTTTGTTTAAAGACTTCGAAAGCCTCTAAAGCGAATTTCTCATTATCGGCTTGATAAATAGCTTTAATATCGACCATTATTGATTTGCGGTCCTTATAGCTCACATATTTTAAAGAGTTTCTAATTTGATGTACGATACATATTTGACGTATACTACCTGGAAAAATAGCTTCTACAGCTTTATCTAATCCAGAGAGGTTATCCGAACACAGAAAAAAGATATCTTTTACGCCTCTAGAGCGCAGATCGTCTAAAATGGACATCCAAGCAGCTGCCTTTTCTGTCTCCACAATACTCATGCTCAAAATATCTTGTTGCCCTTCGGTATTCACCCCTAAAACTATCATACAGGCTTTAGATATTACCTTGCCTTCTTGACGTATTTTATAATGAATAGCATCTATCCAGACAATGGGATATACGTCTTCTAAAGGTCTATTCTGCCATTGTTTGATGTCTTCCAATAATTGATTGGTGATAATGGATACCTGTGATGTGGAATACTGCACTCCATAGGTACTTTCAATAAAATCAATAATATCGCTATTGCTCATACCTTTGGCGTAAAGCAGTTGAATACAATCTTCTAATTCTTGACTAATCGATTGATGTTTGGGGACAATAACAGGCTCAAAGCTCGCTTGACGATCTCTGGGGATTTTGATGCGTTGTTCGCCGTTATGAGTCTTGATAGTTTTCTCTGAGAAACCATTGCGCTGGTTGTTCTCAATTACAGAACCTCCTTTTTGAAACCCTAAGTGGGCAGTCATTTCTGCTTTTAAAAGTGATTCAATACCACGTTTAAGCAACTGTTCCTTGACCTGGTCAAAGTCCTCCTTGTTGCTGATTTTGCCGATCAAGGCGTCTAATTGTTTTTCTAAGTCTGAGTTCATAAAATAAAAATTTAAAAGTAAATTTTTTGCCTATGAATTTCAAAATCATTTTTAAACTAACTAACAGCAAAAACACAAAATAGTTTACAGTCCCGACAAGTCCTCCCTGTCAGCTCTTACTCCTTTAGCATCAAAACCAATTTTTTGTGCAGCATTAATTATGCCTAAAACAGACGTGCCTTTTTTATTTGTTCCAGCCAACTGCCTGATTCTTGCTAAGGGCAAAAATAATTTATAGTGATTAGCAATTGAAATAATACATGCAGCTCCACAATCTGAAATATCATGTTGTTTAACTTTAATATTTTTCATACGATGCTAAGGACTTACAGTAGAGATTTTACTTACCATAATTATTCTATCATTTGTTCAGATACGAATGATTCGACAGATTTTGGTAAAGAAGGGACTGAATTTTTATATTGATTCCAAAAGGTTTCATTGTAATTACTAGTATCTAGAAACTGATAAAAATTAGATTTACCTTTCTTGTCATTTGTGAATTCTTTGCTTAAAAAATAAATTTCATTTATTACTCTAATATTAGTATAATCTTTAGCTTTTTTTTGTTTTATACGGTATTCTCTAATTTCCTTAAAGTTTTTTATATCTCCAAAGTTAACTTTTTTTAATTCTACTGGTTTATATTCAGAAATTATCGATAAATTTTCTAGAACAGATTCAGTACCAAGAAAACGCATTACTTTGGGATTTGAACTATTGTATAGTTGTAATTCTATACCTTTTTTGTTTAACTGATCATTAACTCTTCCAACAGCAACTTCATCTAAGTAAATCTGGGTAGAATCCTCTAAGGCCTTAAAGGTATATGTTTTTTTTAAGAGATCTTCATTATAAAACTCTCTAAAATCAGGAACTCCTGCTATTATAAAATCACTTTGAATAATCCCTTTTTCATCAATCTGCTTAATTTTTTTGTTTTGCAATGATCTATTGGAGATTATATCAATTTTAATTTTAAAATTTTTCGTGTCGACATAAGTACAGACGATTCCATCCATATAATAATGGACTCTTTCATCGTTAAATTGAATACTTCTAAAGTAACTTTTTAGCTTAACAAATCTCTTCTTTTCTGCTTTTATTAAAACTTCTTCTAATCTATTTTCGAAATTAACTGGACTTAATTCGATAGTATGCCCATCAAGAAAAAGATTTTCTTTGCGTATTATTTTCGACTTATAATCACTATGATAAATTTCTAAAGAGTCACTTTTACTTTGCTCTAGAAAGTTGATTTGCTTTTTAGATAATTTCCCTTTTGAATTAGTTACGGCTATTAGATTACCACTTTCTGAATATATTTCTATAAAATATATTGGTTTTAAATTTTCAGAATTGACTATGCTTACTTGAGAAAAGCTTAAAAAACTAGTGAGTAAAAAAAAATATTTAAGGATATTCATATATTAAGAAAATAAGACCTCTTAATCTAAGAGGTCTTAAGGTTTATTTTAACAAAAGAAACATATTTTACCGTTACCTTTTATTCCGTCAAGAAACCCTGTCCATCTAAAAATAGCTCCTCCTTGAATTTCCTTTGCTTCTTTAGTAGTTAATTCTTTGATTTTTAATTCTTTCGTGTCTAATTCTTGTAAAGTTGTCATAATTAAATTTTTAAATTAATATAATTTTTGCCTAAAGAGATAAATGATTACGTCTAATCTTAAATAAATCACGTCTGATTTTTAAAATCACTCAGGCCTTTCAAAAGTATGTTTTCAAGATTTAATTTGAAAGTTTTTTAACACTCAAAAAACAGTATAAACCTACAGAAACTGTAAGTTGTTGATTACCAAAACAATCAAACTATTTACTTTGAAAAAAGTAAAAAACTACATTTTGAGTTTTCTGATTAATTTTTATTTTGCCCAAAAGTATAGCTTAATTAATTCATTAAACTATTGGTTTTGTAATATAAATAGTTTTGTTTTGAACTAAATATGAGGAGTTTTCATAGTAAATATAAAATAAAAGTTATAATGTAAGTGATTACAAGGCTAACAATAATATTTTAATATTAATGAATCAAATTTATCCAAAAGAATTTACAGACAATCTTTCGGAAGTGCATAGCTATACCATAGCCGCAAAAAGTAAAATTATCTATAGTATAATTTTATTGTCAGTTATAATTATGCTCCTAGCTCTACCTTTTATAAAAGTAGATATACATACCTCTGCCAGAGGTATAATTAGACCAGTTCAAGACAGGGTTTCAATAAATATAATGAATTCTGGTAAAGTCATTTATTCATCCATAGAATTCAATAAAAATATTAAAAAGGGAGATACCCTTTTACAACTTGACATGTCAGAAGTGAACATAAAAAGCAATTTATTGAATCGTAAGATTAATGAATTACAATTACTATTGGATGACTTGAACTACATTATTAACTCAAAATATGCCAAAGCATTTAAAATAAAAACATTGAAACTAAAAAAAGAGTTTATTGTTTTTGAGCAAAAGAAAGCTGAAATTTTAGTGAGGAAGAAAAAAGCAAAGCGAGATTTAGATAGAAATAAGTTACTTTATAAAAAACAAGTTATTGCAAAGGTTGAATTTGAAAATACAGAGTTTGAATATAATGCCTTAGAAATAGAGCTTGAACGATTTAAAAAGCAAGAAGTAAATAAATGGCAGTCTTCTTTAGTAGAATATGAGAATGAATTATATGAAGTCAAAAATCAGAAAGAACAATTGGAAAATGACAAATCCTATTATTGTATTATGGCTCCTATTTCTGGTGTTTTATTAAATGTAAAACCTTTAAGCAAGGGGAGTCTAATAAATTCAGGCGATTTATTAGCCGTAATTTCTCCTAATACGCCATTTATAGCAGAATGCTATATTCAACCGAAAGACATAGGAATGATAAAAGAAAATAGCTCTGTAAATTTTCAATTAGATGCTTACAATTATAATCAATGGGGAACTGCAACCGGAAAAGTTATTGAAATTGCTAAAGACATAGAATCTATTAATAATGAGAAGTATATTTTTAAAGTCTTATGTAGTTTGAATGAAAAAGATTTAAAACTAAAAAATGGTTTTAAGGGAAACTTAAAAAGAGGCATGACTTTGAACGCTCAATTCTTTTTATCTAGACGAACATTATTTGAATTGTTATACGATCGGGTAGACGATTGGATAAACCCTAGTCAAATATAAAAGACAATCATTGGCAGTATCTCATAAAGTGTGTAAACAAAAAATATCGAGGGTTGCAACCCTCGATATTTTTTGTTTAATTTTAAAATTTACACACTTATGAAGAAAGAAGATTTTCTAAACGACGATTTTTTAAAACAGTTCAAAACAGGAGACGAACTAACCTCTTTTCTAAAATCCATCCAAAAGCGAGGTATTGAAAAGATGCTAGAAGGAGAACTTGACGCTCATTTAGACTATGAGAAACATCAGCAATCCAATAATAGCAATACCCGTAACGGCTATGGATCTAAAAGGATAAAAACAGCTTTAGGAGAGACTAATATTAAAGTTCCCAGAGACCGAGAAGCTTCTTTTACCCCTATGCTGGTTCCTAAACGCACAAACATGGTTGACGGCATAGAAAACGTCATTATCAGCCTTTATGCCAAGGGTATGAGTAATTCTGATATTGA
This genomic interval from Tamlana carrageenivorans contains the following:
- a CDS encoding IS256 family transposase; its protein translation is MNSDLEKQLDALIGKISNKEDFDQVKEQLLKRGIESLLKAEMTAHLGFQKGGSVIENNQRNGFSEKTIKTHNGEQRIKIPRDRQASFEPVIVPKHQSISQELEDCIQLLYAKGMSNSDIIDFIESTYGVQYSTSQVSIITNQLLEDIKQWQNRPLEDVYPIVWIDAIHYKIRQEGKVISKACMIVLGVNTEGQQDILSMSIVETEKAAAWMSILDDLRSRGVKDIFFLCSDNLSGLDKAVEAIFPGSIRQICIVHQIRNSLKYVSYKDRKSIMVDIKAIYQADNEKFALEAFEVFKQNWEDKYLSAVQSWENNWDNLTSFLNYPKEIRKLIYTTNIIESFNASLRKYTRNKKVFPHDDAALKSIYLAAQSISKKWKKTRFKWGQIYNQLYICFPNRL
- a CDS encoding cysteine peptidase family C39 domain-containing protein, encoding MKNIKVKQHDISDCGAACIISIANHYKLFLPLARIRQLAGTNKKGTSVLGIINAAQKIGFDAKGVRADREDLSGL
- a CDS encoding HlyD family secretion protein, translated to MNQIYPKEFTDNLSEVHSYTIAAKSKIIYSIILLSVIIMLLALPFIKVDIHTSARGIIRPVQDRVSINIMNSGKVIYSSIEFNKNIKKGDTLLQLDMSEVNIKSNLLNRKINELQLLLDDLNYIINSKYAKAFKIKTLKLKKEFIVFEQKKAEILVRKKKAKRDLDRNKLLYKKQVIAKVEFENTEFEYNALEIELERFKKQEVNKWQSSLVEYENELYEVKNQKEQLENDKSYYCIMAPISGVLLNVKPLSKGSLINSGDLLAVISPNTPFIAECYIQPKDIGMIKENSSVNFQLDAYNYNQWGTATGKVIEIAKDIESINNEKYIFKVLCSLNEKDLKLKNGFKGNLKRGMTLNAQFFLSRRTLFELLYDRVDDWINPSQI